The nucleotide window GTTGATGTCTATGAAGGTTCATGCTGTGTTGCTCTTTCAACAACGGCGGGAATGGATCAAGCAAGGTCTCATTGGGAAGCCGCATTACTTGAAGTTTTGGAACCTGAGGCTTTAGTTGTTCGAGGTGATAGTTCAATAAGACATCTGGAGAATATTAAAAATTTTAAAGATGTCGTTAAAGGTAAAGACATTGTTAAGAGTGAAGTTGATTCATTAAAAAATGGTCAGGTGAGAGAAGGGGATGTTCTCTTTGCCGCTGATTTTATTGATGGTCAAAAATCAGGATTTTTTCTTGATCAAAGAGAGAATCGCCAACATCTTAAGAAAAATTCAAGTGGTAAAACCGTTTTAGATCTTTGCTCGTACTCTGGTGGTTGGGGACTCTCAGCACTTAAAGGTGGTGCTGAGCATGTGACATTTGTAGATCAAAGTGCTGATGCTTTAAAACTAGTTCAAAAAGGTATGGAGCTTAACGGTTTTGATTTAAATCGAGCGACTTTTATAACTTCTGATGTATTTGACTATTTAGAAAAAACTCCAGTTAAAGGCAAATTTGATATTATTGTTGCTGACCCACCAGCATTTGTGAAATCTAAAAAGAATCTCCCTCAAGCAGTGAAAGCTTATATAAAACTAAATGCCCTAGCTATAAAGCGACTAAAATATGGAGGTGTACTTTATTCTTGTAGCTGTAGTTTTCATCTTCCAGAGCATGAGTTTTTACAAGTTTTAACAGAGAGCTTGCAAAAAGAGGGGCGCGTAGGGACTGTGATTTATCAAGGTGGCCAAGCTCCAGATCATCCGTGGATTCTAAATCGCCCTGAGAGTAAATATCTTAAATGTTTGGGCCTTCAGGTTTATTAAGAAAGCTTGGGCAAATAATAAAGCCTGGTTA belongs to Oligoflexia bacterium and includes:
- a CDS encoding class I SAM-dependent rRNA methyltransferase, whose protein sequence is MSTVWPIVLISERAWGQIKRGSLWIFSNEFQTKMKAIIPGQWVEFYCRSEYVGFGYVNPHSLITGRICSREKVTDIKQMFTHLITQSLQRRKQFLGTGSFRAVFSECDSLPGLIVDVYEGSCCVALSTTAGMDQARSHWEAALLEVLEPEALVVRGDSSIRHLENIKNFKDVVKGKDIVKSEVDSLKNGQVREGDVLFAADFIDGQKSGFFLDQRENRQHLKKNSSGKTVLDLCSYSGGWGLSALKGGAEHVTFVDQSADALKLVQKGMELNGFDLNRATFITSDVFDYLEKTPVKGKFDIIVADPPAFVKSKKNLPQAVKAYIKLNALAIKRLKYGGVLYSCSCSFHLPEHEFLQVLTESLQKEGRVGTVIYQGGQAPDHPWILNRPESKYLKCLGLQVY